The following are from one region of the Paenalkalicoccus suaedae genome:
- a CDS encoding HD-GYP domain-containing protein, whose amino-acid sequence MLVNIHVNQADERYFLAEDLYMQGRLLMKAGGRFSPRIRHLLQQQKITHVTVTEDKSYIGRLKKQPTLEDAKVAKKAFFDMLTHVGEERRYGNSLHKMADFKWIEGLFVMHMEDPGIRQAVARMEATDPLTLRHTFDTFIFGSLLARRLLLTDIHAFSQACLLHDIGKTSLPTEILHKSPLTADELTELRAHIGDGYRLLQKLYVDKQATAYVKAYGEFRQFYVKAGERRPYLRESQLLSIVDMYSALTLPKPYRKAFPAPKALEMILGKQRWVAHDLLYELCKLLEIFPAKSIVELTNGEKLAVKSVYDNAPTLPTLTDGDPKNDKRLPTNLSVSVANLIHIPY is encoded by the coding sequence GTGCTCGTAAATATCCATGTAAACCAAGCAGACGAACGGTATTTTCTCGCCGAAGATTTGTACATGCAGGGTAGATTACTGATGAAAGCAGGAGGGCGATTCTCGCCGCGGATCAGACATTTGCTCCAGCAACAAAAGATCACGCATGTCACCGTGACAGAAGACAAAAGCTACATAGGACGATTAAAAAAGCAGCCTACCTTAGAAGATGCTAAAGTGGCAAAGAAGGCGTTTTTTGACATGCTCACACATGTTGGTGAAGAGCGCCGCTACGGCAATTCGCTCCATAAAATGGCGGACTTTAAGTGGATCGAAGGCTTATTTGTCATGCATATGGAGGATCCAGGAATTCGGCAGGCCGTCGCGCGAATGGAGGCGACAGATCCTTTAACGCTGAGACACACCTTTGATACGTTTATCTTCGGGAGCTTATTGGCGAGACGTCTGCTCCTAACGGATATTCATGCGTTCTCGCAGGCATGTCTTCTCCATGATATTGGTAAAACATCGTTACCAACGGAAATCTTGCATAAGTCGCCTTTAACAGCCGATGAACTGACGGAGCTACGCGCTCACATTGGAGATGGGTATCGACTTTTACAAAAGCTCTACGTAGATAAGCAGGCAACGGCATATGTGAAAGCATATGGAGAGTTTAGGCAGTTTTATGTGAAGGCAGGAGAGCGTAGACCGTATTTAAGAGAAAGTCAGCTTCTTTCTATAGTAGACATGTACTCTGCGCTCACGTTACCTAAACCGTACAGAAAAGCTTTCCCTGCGCCTAAAGCGCTTGAAATGATATTAGGTAAACAGCGCTGGGTAGCGCATGATCTCCTTTATGAACTGTGTAAGCTGTTGGAAATCTTCCCAGCGAAATCGATCGTAGAGCTTACAAATGGAGAAAAGCTAGCCGTGAAAAGTGTGTACGATAATGCTCCTACACTCCCGACATTAACGGATGGAGACCCTAAAAATGATAAACGATTGCCGACAAATTTATCGGTAAGTGTTGCTAATTTGATTCACATTCCTTACTAA
- a CDS encoding AtpZ/AtpI family protein, giving the protein MAQQPRNRKAMKAFALMSTISAYTIGGVLLGVIVGLWLDSRYDGSGLFLVLGFLIGLVVTSYGIYKTVQQFLEDDST; this is encoded by the coding sequence ATGGCACAACAACCACGCAACAGAAAGGCAATGAAAGCATTTGCTCTTATGTCAACAATCTCGGCGTATACAATCGGGGGAGTTCTGTTAGGCGTTATAGTTGGCTTGTGGCTCGACAGCCGTTATGACGGCAGCGGCCTGTTTCTTGTGCTCGGGTTTCTCATTGGCTTAGTCGTTACATCTTATGGCATCTACAAGACGGTGCAACAGTTTTTGGAGGACGATTCTACATGA
- a CDS encoding ATP synthase subunit I has product MMNDYKRIAKRYVTYTLIIIAVLVVIAVMTSMSRFFFGVALGASFSLLNLITTYFQVKRISQMQADRKYRFSIGTVGRLMIVVVALVLAQQFPNVFDLTGVIVGLAVTYVILLIDPILQIKHLR; this is encoded by the coding sequence ATGATGAATGACTATAAACGCATAGCAAAGCGTTATGTCACGTATACGCTGATTATTATTGCCGTGCTTGTCGTCATCGCAGTTATGACCTCCATGTCACGATTCTTTTTCGGAGTTGCCCTTGGTGCGAGCTTTAGTTTACTGAATCTTATTACTACATATTTTCAGGTGAAGCGCATTAGCCAGATGCAGGCAGACCGCAAGTATCGTTTCTCAATCGGGACCGTAGGAAGATTGATGATCGTTGTAGTGGCACTAGTACTTGCACAGCAGTTCCCAAATGTCTTTGATTTAACGGGCGTTATTGTCGGACTTGCTGTCACGTATGTCATCCTTCTTATTGATCCGATTTTACAAATTAAGCATTTACGATAA
- a CDS encoding F0F1 ATP synthase subunit delta yields the protein MRRDPIGFRYASALFDLTREQNSLDQTLEELKAVQTAMTDTNLLDEVFRHPKMTDEQKKSIIKDAFSGKVSTPVVNLLQLLIDNKRESLFTSIVESYQTLTYEQQGIAEATVYTAKELTEEEKEAIAVTFARRASKAKLFIHNVVDKDVIGGIKVRIGDTVYDGTVANQLERIHSRMVAGNVSR from the coding sequence ATGAGAAGAGATCCAATAGGCTTCCGTTATGCTTCGGCGTTATTCGACTTAACACGCGAGCAGAACAGCCTTGATCAAACGCTTGAAGAGCTTAAGGCTGTTCAGACAGCGATGACAGATACGAACCTTCTTGACGAAGTGTTCCGGCACCCAAAAATGACGGACGAACAAAAGAAGTCCATCATCAAAGATGCGTTTAGTGGCAAGGTTAGCACACCAGTCGTTAACCTGCTTCAGCTTCTTATTGACAACAAGCGTGAATCACTCTTTACGTCAATTGTAGAAAGCTACCAAACGCTAACGTATGAACAGCAAGGCATTGCAGAGGCGACAGTCTATACTGCAAAAGAGTTAACAGAAGAAGAGAAGGAAGCTATCGCCGTAACGTTTGCTAGAAGAGCTTCTAAGGCGAAGCTTTTTATTCATAATGTGGTAGACAAGGACGTCATTGGCGGGATTAAAGTCCGCATCGGAGATACCGTGTACGACGGCACAGTCGCCAATCAATTAGAACGTATACATTCGCGCATGGTCGCGGGTAACGTAAGTAGATAG
- the atpA gene encoding F0F1 ATP synthase subunit alpha has protein sequence MSIRADEISSLLRQQIEGYQTEMEVNDVGTVIRIGDGIAIAHGLENVMAGELLEFNNGVMGMAQNLEENNVGIIILGPYVDIREGDEVRRTGRIMEVPVGDELLGRVVNSLGQPLDGKGPINTTKTRPIEGAAPGVMDRKSVHEPLQTGIKAIDALIPVGRGQRELIIGDRQTGKTSIAIDTIINQKEENMICIYVAIGQKESTVAGVVETLRQHGALDYTIVVTASASQPAPLLFLAPYAGVTMGEEFMYNGKHVLVIYDDLTKQASAYRELSLLLRRPPGREAFPGDVFYLHSRLLERAAKLSDAKGGGSLTALPFIETQAGDISAYIPTNVISITDGQIFLLSNLFFSGVRPAVDAGLSVSRVGGSAQIKAMKKVAGTLRLDLASYRELEAFTQFGSDLDASTQAKLNRGARTVEVLKQGLHMPQAVEKQVFILFALTKGFLDDVKVEDISRFESEMFTFLEHNHNDLLTHIKTTGNLAEDAEMKAAIEAFKKTFQ, from the coding sequence ATGAGCATCAGAGCCGATGAAATTAGCTCTTTACTGAGACAACAAATCGAAGGCTACCAAACGGAAATGGAAGTCAATGATGTAGGTACCGTTATCCGAATAGGTGACGGAATCGCAATTGCACATGGCCTAGAGAACGTTATGGCCGGTGAACTACTTGAGTTTAATAATGGTGTCATGGGTATGGCACAAAACCTAGAAGAGAACAACGTAGGTATTATCATCTTAGGTCCTTATGTCGATATTCGTGAGGGAGATGAGGTACGTCGTACTGGACGTATCATGGAAGTACCAGTTGGGGACGAGCTCCTCGGTCGAGTTGTAAACTCACTAGGTCAACCACTTGATGGTAAAGGCCCAATCAATACAACAAAAACACGCCCAATTGAAGGCGCTGCTCCTGGTGTTATGGATCGTAAATCCGTACACGAGCCACTTCAAACGGGAATTAAAGCGATCGACGCACTTATCCCAGTAGGTCGTGGTCAACGTGAGCTTATCATCGGAGACCGTCAGACTGGTAAAACATCGATTGCAATCGATACAATCATTAACCAAAAAGAAGAAAACATGATCTGTATTTATGTAGCAATTGGTCAAAAAGAATCAACTGTTGCAGGAGTAGTAGAAACACTACGTCAGCACGGAGCGCTTGATTACACAATCGTTGTAACTGCTAGTGCGTCTCAGCCGGCACCACTTCTTTTCCTAGCACCATACGCTGGTGTAACAATGGGTGAAGAATTTATGTATAACGGCAAGCACGTACTTGTTATTTATGATGACTTAACGAAGCAAGCATCAGCTTACCGTGAGCTTTCTTTACTACTTCGTCGTCCTCCAGGTCGTGAAGCATTCCCAGGGGATGTTTTCTATCTGCACTCCCGTTTACTTGAGCGTGCAGCGAAGCTATCTGATGCAAAGGGTGGCGGCTCATTAACGGCACTTCCGTTTATTGAGACGCAGGCTGGAGATATCAGTGCTTACATTCCAACAAACGTAATCTCGATTACAGATGGACAGATCTTCCTTCTATCTAACCTCTTCTTCTCTGGCGTACGTCCTGCCGTAGATGCGGGTCTATCCGTATCCCGTGTAGGTGGTTCTGCACAGATTAAAGCGATGAAGAAGGTAGCTGGTACATTGCGTCTTGACCTCGCGTCTTACCGTGAGCTAGAAGCATTTACACAGTTCGGATCTGACCTTGATGCATCTACGCAAGCTAAGCTTAACCGCGGTGCGCGTACAGTAGAAGTACTTAAGCAAGGACTTCACATGCCTCAAGCTGTAGAAAAGCAAGTATTCATTCTATTCGCACTTACAAAAGGCTTCTTGGATGACGTAAAGGTCGAAGATATTTCACGCTTCGAGTCTGAAATGTTTACATTCCTTGAGCATAACCATAATGACCTTCTTACTCACATCAAGACGACAGGTAACCTGGCTGAAGATGCAGAGATGAAGGCAGCAATTGAAGCATTCAAAAAGACGTTCCAGTAA
- the atpF gene encoding F0F1 ATP synthase subunit B, producing the protein MFDITEIAWWNALYQLVAFGVLLLLLKKFAFGPVMNMMETREKHVADQIASAEKNREESEKYLEEQREAIQAARMEAKEIVENAKKMSDQQAQDVIKNARLEAERMKDNAVKEINTEKEQAISALREQVSTLSVLIASKVIEKELDEKEQERLIQETLKEVGGNL; encoded by the coding sequence TTGTTTGATATAACTGAAATTGCATGGTGGAATGCGCTGTACCAACTAGTTGCGTTCGGTGTACTTCTACTATTACTTAAAAAGTTTGCGTTTGGACCTGTCATGAATATGATGGAAACGCGCGAAAAACACGTTGCTGATCAAATCGCTTCCGCTGAAAAGAATCGCGAAGAATCTGAGAAATACTTAGAGGAGCAGCGCGAAGCTATTCAAGCGGCTCGTATGGAAGCGAAAGAAATCGTGGAAAATGCGAAGAAGATGAGCGATCAGCAAGCGCAAGATGTTATCAAAAATGCACGTCTTGAAGCAGAGCGAATGAAAGATAATGCAGTGAAAGAAATTAACACGGAAAAGGAGCAAGCGATCTCCGCGCTTCGTGAGCAAGTTTCGACACTATCTGTTCTTATCGCATCGAAGGTTATTGAGAAGGAGCTAGATGAGAAGGAGCAAGAGCGACTCATCCAGGAAACGCTTAAAGAAGTAGGCGGAAACCTATGA
- the atpB gene encoding F0F1 ATP synthase subunit A, producing MIDILGIPLNVPNMLMVTVSMAIVFFVCFFMSRKIQMYPTGAQNALEYLVQFVKNIISANMDWKTGSRFIMLGLTLILYVFVANMLGVPFELATSGDHYVWWNSPTSNPVLTISLAAFIIILTHIYGIKLKGPKEYGKDYFRPAFFMAPFKVIEDFANTLTLGMRLYANIYAKEVILMMLVGLGTSGIFWMIGAFAPLVIFQAFSVFIGSLQAFIFCMLTMVYMAHKVNEEH from the coding sequence ATGATTGATATCCTAGGTATTCCGCTTAACGTACCTAATATGCTCATGGTTACTGTCTCTATGGCAATTGTATTTTTCGTGTGTTTCTTCATGTCACGTAAAATCCAAATGTATCCGACCGGAGCACAAAATGCGCTTGAGTATCTTGTCCAATTTGTTAAAAACATTATTAGCGCAAATATGGACTGGAAAACCGGCTCACGCTTCATTATGTTAGGACTTACGTTAATCCTGTATGTTTTCGTGGCAAATATGCTAGGGGTACCGTTCGAGCTTGCGACTAGTGGAGATCACTATGTTTGGTGGAACTCTCCAACGTCAAATCCAGTATTAACGATTTCATTAGCAGCATTTATCATTATCCTTACACACATTTACGGTATCAAGCTCAAAGGACCTAAGGAATACGGGAAGGATTATTTCCGACCAGCCTTCTTTATGGCACCGTTTAAGGTGATTGAGGACTTTGCCAACACATTAACGCTAGGTATGCGTCTTTACGCTAACATCTATGCGAAGGAAGTTATCCTTATGATGTTAGTTGGTCTAGGTACATCAGGTATCTTCTGGATGATCGGGGCGTTTGCGCCACTTGTTATCTTCCAGGCATTCAGTGTCTTCATCGGATCCCTTCAGGCATTCATCTTCTGTATGCTGACGATGGTTTACATGGCACACAAAGTGAACGAAGAGCACTAA
- the atpG gene encoding ATP synthase F1 subunit gamma has protein sequence MASLKEIKTRIGSTKKTKQITKAMEMVSAAKLNRAQGKAEAFQPYTNKIREVVASIAEGTEGVSHPMLENRAEVKKTGYIVITSDRGLCGAYNSGLLRQTAKLINERHSSPDEYGIVALGRIGRDFFKKRNMPIFQEIIGLPDRPDYNDIKNIAQTTVQMFVDGVFDEVYIHFNHFVSAISQEVTEQKVLPLTGLAEDVKADGDTKVGKLDYLYEPDADSILEQLLPHYAESLIFGALLDAKASEFGARMSAMRSATDNADNLIGDLTLVYNRARQAAITQEINEIVGGAAAQS, from the coding sequence TTGGCGTCTTTAAAAGAGATAAAGACACGAATCGGCTCAACAAAGAAGACGAAGCAAATTACGAAGGCAATGGAAATGGTATCAGCAGCAAAACTTAACCGTGCCCAAGGAAAAGCGGAAGCCTTCCAGCCGTATACGAATAAAATCCGTGAGGTAGTAGCAAGTATTGCCGAAGGTACTGAGGGTGTCTCTCACCCAATGCTCGAAAACCGCGCTGAAGTCAAAAAGACTGGTTATATCGTAATCACGTCTGACCGAGGTCTCTGCGGAGCATACAACAGTGGGCTTTTACGACAAACGGCAAAGCTTATCAATGAGCGTCACAGCTCTCCTGATGAGTACGGAATCGTTGCTTTAGGACGTATCGGCCGTGATTTCTTCAAGAAACGCAATATGCCAATCTTCCAAGAAATTATCGGATTACCAGATCGTCCAGACTACAACGACATTAAAAACATTGCCCAGACAACGGTGCAAATGTTTGTCGACGGAGTATTTGATGAAGTGTACATTCACTTCAACCACTTCGTGAGTGCCATTAGCCAAGAGGTAACCGAGCAAAAGGTACTTCCACTAACTGGTCTAGCGGAGGATGTAAAAGCAGATGGCGACACGAAGGTAGGCAAGCTTGATTACCTTTATGAGCCAGACGCAGACTCTATTTTAGAGCAGCTTTTACCTCACTATGCAGAAAGCTTAATTTTCGGTGCGCTATTAGATGCGAAGGCGAGTGAGTTTGGTGCTCGTATGTCGGCTATGCGTTCCGCAACAGATAATGCAGATAACCTCATCGGTGACTTGACACTCGTTTACAACCGAGCGCGTCAGGCAGCAATCACGCAGGAAATTAACGAGATTGTTGGTGGAGCTGCAGCCCAAAGCTAA
- the atpE gene encoding F0F1 ATP synthase subunit C, with product MGLVAIAVGIVAGLAAIAGAFGVAIVVANTLQGVTRQPEMRGPLQTIMFIGVPLVEALPIFAIVIAFLLLGNI from the coding sequence ATGGGTTTAGTAGCTATTGCAGTAGGTATTGTAGCAGGTTTAGCAGCGATCGCAGGAGCATTCGGGGTAGCAATCGTTGTTGCTAACACACTTCAGGGAGTAACTCGTCAGCCAGAAATGCGCGGTCCACTACAAACAATCATGTTCATCGGTGTACCGTTAGTAGAGGCACTACCTATCTTCGCAATCGTAATTGCGTTCTTATTATTAGGTAACATTTAA
- a CDS encoding F0F1 ATP synthase subunit epsilon — protein MQANVVTPDGSVFSGQVEMVSVRTVTGELGILPNHLPLVALLAIGSVRIKKDSEIHLIAISGGFMEVRPDEVNILAESAELPSDIDVNRARAAKERAEKRLKEAKQDNFDFKRAELALKRAVNRLDVSTGEGNR, from the coding sequence ATGCAAGCAAACGTCGTCACTCCAGACGGCAGCGTATTCAGCGGCCAAGTCGAGATGGTAAGCGTACGTACGGTTACTGGTGAGCTTGGAATACTTCCAAATCACTTACCACTCGTTGCGCTTCTCGCAATCGGTTCGGTTCGAATCAAAAAGGATTCAGAGATTCACCTTATTGCAATTAGCGGTGGCTTCATGGAAGTACGCCCAGATGAGGTAAACATTCTAGCAGAGTCTGCTGAACTACCGTCGGATATTGACGTAAATCGTGCTCGCGCAGCGAAAGAACGCGCCGAGAAACGCCTAAAAGAAGCTAAACAAGACAATTTCGATTTCAAACGCGCAGAGCTCGCTCTAAAGCGTGCGGTCAACCGCCTCGACGTATCAACAGGAGAAGGCAACCGTTAA
- a CDS encoding S8 family serine peptidase — translation MRYVVIILLLVCVLPIQAYAKEETSVYVIETTATPESLGITPRYEFSEGFTGFSAEITKSQADALKAQGMMVEENNMYAPKLAESVPFVYENEARESRYTGKGVKVAVIDTGIDYTHPDLAKQYKGGLDLIDGDKDPMETKSPATFHGTHVAGIIAANGRIKGVAPEADLYVYRALGPMGMGTTEQVLRAIDAAVKEGVDVINLSLGNAVNGPDWPTSVALDRVVDKGIVAVTSSGNSGPGLWSVGSPGTSSKAISVGASTPPLRLPSIHVNDKEIPLEPMLRAAPWTLTRAYEIVSLDYGEEADYESADVAGKIVLVKRGRISFTDKANFAKANGAKALLIANNREGIFAGMLEESINLPVASITNDQAKLIQDSKKPLRTIYHLVVDTVAPFSSRGPVTHTWEMKPDLVAPGVQIDSTTPNGYTSLNGTSMAAPHVAGAAALLLEKHPDWTPEQIKAALINSAKLLTDDQGDPLPAYAQGAGRLDINAALDATILLTPEPLRDNQPFTLHMQNVTDTPQTLRITSEITDALEVTLSAGETKKVTLPVSLQAQVAGIHTAWLQANIVDSDEAIDVPISWIVDEPDYPRVTSFMLQQEEHGGLSVEAYLPEGADHVQVTLYDSVTRSFIGVLHDEKQVKRGIYRTSVDVDVGAGTYIVSLTATKGAESDGMEEVYLVGAEALSTP, via the coding sequence ATGCGATATGTCGTTATCATATTACTTTTAGTATGTGTACTACCTATACAGGCTTATGCAAAAGAAGAAACGAGTGTGTATGTGATTGAGACAACTGCCACACCTGAGTCACTTGGGATCACGCCTCGCTATGAGTTCTCGGAAGGTTTCACCGGATTTTCTGCCGAGATCACAAAAAGTCAGGCTGACGCTCTTAAGGCTCAAGGGATGATGGTAGAAGAGAATAATATGTACGCGCCGAAGCTCGCGGAAAGTGTCCCGTTTGTTTATGAGAATGAGGCTCGTGAGTCGCGCTACACGGGGAAAGGTGTGAAGGTCGCGGTCATTGATACGGGGATTGACTACACGCACCCTGACCTTGCTAAACAATATAAAGGTGGGCTCGATCTTATTGACGGTGATAAGGATCCGATGGAGACAAAGTCGCCAGCAACCTTTCATGGGACGCACGTCGCGGGTATTATCGCAGCGAATGGTCGCATCAAAGGAGTTGCGCCTGAAGCGGATCTTTACGTGTATCGCGCTCTCGGTCCTATGGGGATGGGGACGACAGAGCAGGTGCTTCGAGCTATTGATGCAGCAGTCAAAGAGGGTGTCGATGTCATTAACCTTTCTTTAGGGAATGCGGTTAATGGACCAGACTGGCCAACGAGTGTTGCTCTGGATCGAGTCGTAGACAAAGGGATCGTGGCCGTCACGTCAAGTGGCAACAGTGGTCCTGGTCTATGGAGTGTTGGATCTCCGGGAACGTCCTCAAAAGCCATCTCCGTGGGAGCCTCGACACCACCACTTAGGCTCCCATCGATTCACGTAAATGACAAAGAAATTCCTCTCGAGCCAATGCTTCGCGCAGCGCCGTGGACCCTCACCCGCGCTTATGAGATCGTTTCGTTAGATTATGGCGAGGAAGCGGATTACGAAAGTGCGGACGTGGCTGGGAAAATTGTACTCGTGAAGCGAGGGCGCATCAGCTTTACGGATAAAGCAAACTTTGCAAAAGCAAATGGAGCGAAAGCACTCCTTATTGCAAATAATCGAGAAGGCATTTTTGCTGGTATGCTCGAAGAATCCATCAACCTGCCAGTGGCCTCAATTACGAATGATCAAGCCAAGCTTATCCAAGATAGTAAAAAACCCCTTCGCACCATTTATCACCTCGTCGTAGACACCGTAGCCCCCTTTAGCTCCCGAGGACCAGTCACCCACACGTGGGAAATGAAGCCAGACCTAGTAGCACCAGGTGTGCAAATTGATAGCACTACCCCAAATGGATATACAAGCTTAAACGGCACAAGTATGGCAGCGCCACACGTAGCTGGAGCGGCAGCACTGCTTTTAGAAAAGCACCCCGACTGGACCCCAGAGCAAATCAAAGCAGCACTCATTAATTCCGCCAAACTACTCACAGATGACCAAGGAGATCCACTCCCAGCCTACGCGCAAGGAGCAGGCAGACTCGATATTAACGCCGCGCTCGACGCCACCATTCTCTTGACGCCAGAGCCACTTCGAGATAATCAACCCTTTACGCTTCATATGCAAAATGTGACGGACACTCCTCAAACCTTGCGTATCACATCAGAAATAACGGACGCATTAGAGGTCACCCTTTCTGCAGGAGAGACGAAAAAAGTGACGTTGCCTGTCTCGTTACAAGCGCAGGTAGCAGGGATTCATACAGCTTGGTTACAAGCAAACATCGTTGATAGTGATGAGGCGATTGACGTTCCTATCTCATGGATCGTGGATGAACCAGATTATCCTCGCGTCACGTCATTCATGCTTCAGCAGGAAGAGCATGGAGGACTATCTGTAGAAGCTTACTTACCAGAAGGAGCAGATCATGTTCAGGTTACGCTTTATGATTCCGTGACACGTAGCTTTATTGGTGTGCTTCATGACGAAAAGCAGGTAAAGCGAGGGATTTATCGAACGAGCGTGGATGTGGACGTTGGAGCAGGAACGTATATTGTTTCGCTAACAGCAACAAAGGGAGCAGAAAGCGATGGCATGGAAGAAGTCTATCTAGTTGGAGCAGAAGCGTTAAGCACTCCTTAA
- the atpD gene encoding F0F1 ATP synthase subunit beta: MNKGRITQVTGPVVDVKFERGQLPEIYNAIKVTRTAQTAGEVDIDLTLEVAIHLGDDTVRTVAMSSTDGLVRGMDALDLGKPISVPVGDITLGRVFNVLGENIDLDEPIEAGVARDPIHREAPAYDELQTETEILETGIKVVDLLAPYVKGGKIGLFGGAGVGKTVLIQELINNIAQEHGGISVFAGVGERTREGNDLYYEMKDSGVINKTAMVFGQMNEPPGARMRVALTGLTMAEHFRDVKGADVLLFVDNIFRFTQAGMEVSALLGRMPSAVGYQPTLSTEMGQLQERITSTKKGSVTSIQAIYVPADDYTDPAPATTFAHLDATTNLERKLSEMGIYPAVDPLASTSRALSPEIVGDEHYAVAREVQVTLQKYKELQDIIAILGMDELSEEDKLTVSRARRIQFFLSQNFHVAEQFTGQPGSYVPVQETIKGFREILDGKHDDVPEDAFRLVGRIEDVLDKAKQMQ, translated from the coding sequence ATGAACAAAGGACGGATTACGCAGGTAACAGGTCCGGTAGTAGATGTAAAGTTCGAACGCGGCCAGCTACCCGAGATTTATAACGCGATCAAAGTAACGCGTACCGCTCAGACAGCAGGCGAAGTTGACATCGACTTAACGCTTGAGGTTGCGATCCACTTAGGTGACGATACAGTTCGTACTGTAGCGATGTCGTCTACAGATGGTCTCGTACGTGGGATGGATGCACTTGATCTAGGAAAGCCAATCTCAGTACCAGTTGGAGATATCACGCTTGGTCGTGTATTCAACGTACTTGGAGAAAATATTGATTTAGATGAGCCAATCGAAGCAGGCGTTGCACGTGATCCAATTCACCGCGAAGCACCAGCTTACGACGAGCTTCAAACAGAAACAGAAATCCTTGAGACTGGAATCAAGGTAGTAGACCTTCTAGCACCTTACGTTAAGGGTGGTAAGATCGGTCTGTTCGGTGGTGCCGGTGTAGGTAAAACCGTACTTATCCAAGAATTAATCAACAACATCGCACAAGAGCACGGCGGTATCTCTGTATTCGCAGGTGTAGGGGAGCGTACTCGTGAGGGGAACGACCTTTACTATGAGATGAAGGATTCCGGCGTAATCAACAAAACAGCGATGGTATTCGGTCAGATGAACGAGCCACCTGGAGCGCGTATGCGCGTTGCCTTAACTGGCTTAACAATGGCAGAGCATTTCCGTGACGTAAAAGGCGCGGACGTACTTCTATTCGTTGATAACATCTTCCGTTTCACACAAGCAGGTATGGAGGTATCAGCCCTACTAGGACGTATGCCTTCTGCCGTAGGTTACCAGCCAACGCTATCGACGGAGATGGGTCAGCTTCAAGAGCGAATCACATCGACGAAGAAGGGTTCTGTAACATCTATCCAAGCGATCTATGTACCAGCCGATGACTATACGGATCCGGCGCCGGCTACAACATTCGCCCACTTAGATGCAACAACAAACCTTGAGCGTAAGCTTTCTGAGATGGGTATCTACCCTGCCGTAGACCCACTTGCATCTACATCACGTGCATTATCTCCTGAGATCGTTGGAGACGAGCACTATGCTGTTGCCCGTGAAGTACAGGTAACGCTTCAAAAGTATAAGGAGCTTCAGGACATTATCGCGATTCTTGGTATGGACGAGCTATCTGAAGAAGATAAGCTAACGGTTAGCCGCGCGCGTCGTATCCAGTTCTTCCTATCTCAAAACTTCCACGTAGCCGAGCAGTTCACTGGTCAGCCAGGTTCTTACGTGCCTGTTCAGGAAACAATCAAAGGCTTCCGTGAAATTCTTGACGGTAAGCATGATGACGTTCCTGAGGACGCATTCCGTCTTGTTGGACGTATTGAAGATGTACTCGATAAAGCGAAGCAAATGCAATAA